GAAATAAAACGATTGACCGGAAAAGTCTTGGAGCGGGGGCTTACGCTTGTTCCGTTAAAAATTTATTTTAAAAAAGGCAAGGTAAAAGTTGAATTGGGATTGGCACGAGGGAAATCAATTGTAGATCGAAGAAAAGATATCGCTTGGCGTGACGAGCAGCGAATTATGGAGCGCGAATTTAAAGAGAAAGGTAAATTTAGAATCAAATAAACAGGCAGAGGTGTTATTTTGGAACATGATAATGTATTGGATATCTTAAAAGAGCGGGGTTTCGTCCAACAAATAACTGATGAAGCTGCTCTATCCAAGATACTTGCACAAGAGAAAATCGCCGCCTACATTGGATTTGATCCGACAGCCGATAGCCTTCATGCTGGCAGCTTAATTCCGATTATGGCTTTGATGCATTTTCAACGGCAAGGTCATTTCCCAATCGTGGTTTTGGGCGATGGAACCGCTATGATTGGTGATCCCAGCGGAAAAACGGAAATGCGGCAAATGCTTTATGAAGATCAAATTCGAAACAATTGTGAAAAAATAAAATCGCAATTAAATCGTTTTCTCAAGTTTGATGAGGGAAAAGCTGCTTTGGTTCAGAATGGCGATTGGTTATTGAAGCTGAACTATATCAGTTTTCTCAGAGAGATTGGTCGGCATTTTAGTGTTAATCGAATGCTGGCGGCAGAGACATATAGACTTCGATTAGAAACTGGCTTGTCGTTTTTAGAATTCAATTATCAACTGTTGCAGGCGTATGATTTTTTGGTGCTATTTCAAAATCATCGCTGTATTTTACAAATGGGGGGTGATGATCAGTGGGGCAATATCGTGGCTGGAATCGATTTAATTCGAAGGATCGAAGGAAAAGAAGCTTATGGTCTAACTTTTCCGCTGTTAGTAGCAGCCGGTGGGCACAAAATGGGCAAGACAGCACGTGGTGCGCTTTGGCTGGATCCAGAAAAAACGACGCCGTATGAGTATTATCAATATTGGGTGAATATCGATGATAGAGACGTGAAGCGATTTTTGGCATATTTTACGTTTCTTCCGATGGAGGAAGTCAATCGATTAGGAGCGTTACAGGGTGCTGATCTTCGAGAGGCCAAGCGGATTTTGGCTTATGAGGCGACCAAATTAACGCATGGTGAAGCTGCGGCCAATTCGGCAGAACAAGCATCTCGAGCAATTTTTGGATCCAAACAGGGCGAGCTGGACGGTATGCCGACAACATATATCACCAAAGTGCAAATAGAACGTGGGATAAATGTCGTCGATTTATTTCACCAGGTAGGGCTTGTCAAATCGAAAAGTGATGGACGAAGGTTAATTCAGCAAGGTGGCTGCTATGTGAATGATCGCAAAGTGACGTCAATAGAACAAGATATCACAAAAGATTATTTAAAAAATTCATATATCATCCTGCGGGTGGGTCAAAAGAGATATCATCGAGTGGTGGTTGAATAAAAATTTGGGACAGAATAAAATATTCAAAAAAGTACTTGACAAAGAGAAAAAAAATGTTATATTATAGCCCGCCAGATGAAATTCTGGCAATGGGAGAGCAAAAAAAATTAAATTTTTTGCTTGACTTTTTGAGATGAATTGATTATATTTGCATTCGCGATTTAGATGTTCTTTAAAAAATAGTAACGCGTGCATGGGCCTGGTCAATTCAGTAAGGTTGCTCAAAAGTTGAGAAAAATCTTACAACGAAGAGTTTGATCCTGGCTCAGGACGAACGCTGGCGGCGTGCTTAACACATGCAAGTCAAGGAGAAAGGGAATCTTCGGAATCCCGAGTAAACTGGCGAACGGGTGAGTAACACGTAGGTAACCTGCCCATTAGTTTAGGATAACCCTGCTAACGCGGGGCTAATACTGAATGATGTTCATGATCCGCATGGATTATGAATCAAAGCTGTCTTCGGATAGCGCTAATGGATGGACCTGCGTCCCATTAGCTAGTTGGTAGGGTAACGGCCTACCAAGGCGACGATGGGTAGCCGGCCTGAGAGGGTGTACGGCCACACTGGGACTGAGATACGGCCCAGACTCCTACGGGAGGCAGCAGTGAGGAATATTGCGCAATGGGCGAAAGCCTGACGCAGCAACGCCGCGTGGACGATGAAGCTCTAAGGAGTGTAAAGTCCTGTTAGGAGGGAAGAAACGTATTTATTCGCTGAGGATAAATACCTGACGGTACCTCCAGAGAAAGCCCCGGCTAACTCCGTGCCAGCAGCCGCGGTAATACGGGGGGGGCAAGCGTTGTCCGGAATCATTGGGCGTAAAGGGCGCGTAGGCGGGATTGTAAGTCAGAGGTGAAAACCATGGGCTTAACTCATGGCCTGCCTTTGAAACTGCAGTTCTTGAGTGCGGCAGAGGGAAACGGAATTCCTGGTGTAGCGGTGAAATGCGTAGATATCAGGAAGAACACCGGTAGCGAAGGCGGTTTCCTGGGCCGTAACTGACGCTGAGGCGCGAAAGTGTGGGGAGCAAACAGGATTAGATACCCTGGTAGTCCACACCGTAAACGATGGGCACTAGGTGTTGGTTCGTTTCAAAAGCGGATCAGTGCCGCAGCTAACGCATTAAGTGCCCCGCCTGGGGAGTACGATCGCAAGGTTGAAACTCAAAGGAATTGACGGGGGCCCGCACAAGCGGTGGAGCATGTGGTTTAATTCGATGCAACGCGAAGAACCTTACCTGGGCTTGAAGTGCAGACGAAATTCGCCGAAAGGCGAACCTCCTTCGGGACGGCTGCAGAGGTGCTGCATGGCTGTCGTCAGCTCGTGCCGTGAGGTGTTGGGTTAAGTCCCGCAACGAGCGCAACCCTTGCCCTTAGTTGCCATCAGGTCATGCTGGGCACTCTAAGGGGACTGCCCCGTATAACGGGGAGGAAGGTGGGGATGACGTCAAGTCCTCATGGCCCTTACGTCCAGGGCTACACACGTGCTACAATGGCAAGTACAACGGGAAGCAATACCGCGAGGTGGAGCAAATCCCTAAAAACTTGTCTCAGTTCGGATTGCAGTCTGCAACTCGACTGCATGAAGTCGGAATCGCTAGTAATCGCGGATCAGCATGCCGCGGTGAATACGTTCCCGGGCCTTGTACACACCGCCCGTCACGCCATGGAAGTCGGGAGCACCCGAAGCCAGTGGCCCAATCCGCTTCCCAGCGGAAGGGAGCTGTCGAAGGTGAGACCGATGACTGGGGCGAAGTCGTAACAAGGTAGCCGTACCGGAAGGTGCGGCTGGATCACCTCCTTTCTATGGAGCACTGGCTGAGCTCGTTAAGGGGCGCAGCTAACAAGACCTTGCTGAAACCGACCATGCACGCTCTTACTATTTTTTTAGCCTCAGGAATCTGTTTAAAAACTGAGGTTTTTCGTCTAAGAAAACGAGCTGAGCAGGCTGTCGTTAACCACTAAACCTTTGCGGTGCGAGCTGAAAACTGAGTTGCAGTTTAGGCGCCCCGAAATTTTCATTTTTAATATCTGGGCCTATAGCTCAGTCGCGGTTAGAGCGCACGCCTGATAAGCGTGAGGTCACTGGTTCAACTCCAGTTAGGCCCACCGCTGGGATTAATAAGATCTGATGTCAATAAATTGCAGGCATCAGATAGTTGTGGTGAGTTGAATCAGACGATCGAGATGCGCTTTATAGGTTTTAAAAAGGGGCTGTAGCTCAGTTGGGAGAGCGCCGCCCTTGCAAGGCGGAGGTCGTCGGTTCGACTCCGATCAGCTCCACGAAGCAAAGATTTATTGTTCTTTGTCAATTTGAATGAAGGGTAACCAAAGAAGATGGATTCAATGGCTAAAAGAGCCAGTAACCATCTGCTGTCCATTAGAGGCTTTTGGTAAGTTACTAAGAGCACATGGTGGATGCCTTGGCACGAGTAGGCGATGAAGGACGTGGTAAGCTGCGATAAGCTACGGGTAGGTGCAAACAACCTGAGACCCGTGGATCTCCGAATGGGGTAACCTGTTCCGAGTAATGTCGGAACACTTCCTGCTGAATATATAGGCAGGAAAGGGCGAACGTGGGGAACTGAAACATCTAAGTACCCATAGGAAAAGAAAGCAAAAGCGATTCCCTGAGTAGCGGCGAGCGAAAGGGGAGAAGCCTAAATCTGCTCTATGTTAAAGCCTGCACGCGTTGTAGAGTGGAGGTTGCGGGATTTAGTCGGGCGAAAGTGCAGTTTCGCCGGGAAGTCAAAAATTATCTCCTTAGTCGAACGTCTCTGGAAAGATCGGCCAAAGAGGGTGATAGCCCCGTAGACGAAAAGCGAGGTAACTTCCTGGACTAAACTCCCAAGTATTGCGGGACACGTGGAATCCCGTGAGAATCTGGGTAGACCACTACCTAAGGCTAAATACTCACTCGTGACCGATAGCGAACTAGTACCGTGAGGGAAAGGTGAAAAGTACCGGGGAACCGGAGTGAAATAGTACCTGAAACCATGTGCTTACAAACAGTCGGAGTCCGTCGCAAGGCGGATGACGGCGTGCCTTTTGCATAATGAACTGGCGAGTTACTCGCATGTTGCGAGGTTAATCCGCTCTGCGGGGTAGCCGTAGCGAAAGCAAGTCCGAAATGGGCGATGAGTAACATGCGGTAGACGCGAAACTGGGTGATCTATCCATGGTCAGGATGAAGCGATCGTAAAAGGTCGTGAAGGTCCGAACCCACCAGAGTTGAAAATCTGGGGGATGAACTGTGGATAGGGGTGAAAGGCCAATCAAACTCAGAGATAGCTCGTTCTCCCCGAAATAGCTTTAGGGCTAGCCTCGTAATAAAGAGTGACGGAGGTAGAGCACTGATAGGGCTAGGGCCCTTACAAGGGTACCAACCCCTGACAAACTCCGAATGCCGTGCACTTGTTTTACGGGAGTCAGGCTGTGGGGGATAAGCTTCATAGCCGAGAGGGAAACAACCCAGACCGTCAGTTAAGGTCCCTAAATATGGGCTAAGTGATAAAGGATGTGCGATTGCTCAGACAACCAGGATGTTGGCTTAGAAGCAGCCATCATTTAAAGAGTGCGTAATAGCTCACTGGTCAAGTGAGCGCGCGCCGACAATAATCGGGACTCAAGCCCATTACCGAAACTGCGGATCCTTTGCCGCAAGGTGGAGGATGGTAGGGGAGCGTTCCATTAACCTGCGAAGGTGTTCCGCGAGGAATGCTGGAGGAGATGGAAATGAGGATGCCAGTATGAGTAGCGATAAATTCCGTGAGAAACGGAATCACCAAAAGTCTAAGGTTTCCTGAGTAAAGTTAATCTGCTCAGGGTTAGTCGGAACCTAAGCCGAGTCCGCTTTCGGCGGAGTAGGTGATGGAAAACAGGTTTAATATTCCTGTACCATCTGTAAATCGCCTGAGCTATGGGGTGACGCAGAAGTGACAGGTCAGCCGGACACTGGATTGCCGGTCCAAGTGCGTAGGAGGATCGAGCAGGCAAATCCGCTCGGTCATAACTCCGAGACACGAAGGGGAGGGCCTAGCCCATAAACTGACCGTAATCATGCTGCCGAGAAAAACCTCTACGCGAGATTTACAGATGACCGTACCGCAAACCGACACAGGTAGATGGGGTGAGAATCCTAAGGTGCTCGAGATAACTCTGGTTAAGGAACTAGGCAAAATGGCCCCGTAACTTCGGGAGAAGGGGCGTCCTGAGTATGTGAATCCACTTGCTGGAGGAGCAGAAAGGGACCTCAGTGAAAAGGCCTGGGCGACTGTTTACTAAAAACACAGGTCTCTGCTAAGTCGTAAGACGATGTATAGGGACTGACACCTGCCCGGTGCTGGAAGGTTAAGGGGACGTGTCAACCAACGTAAGGCGGTGAAGCACTGAACCGAAGCCCCAGTAAACGGCGGCCGTAACTATAACGGTCCTAAGGTAGCGAAATTCCTTGTCGGGTAAGTTCCGACCTGCACGAATGGTGTAACGACTTGGGCGCTGTCTCGACCAGAGGCTCGGCGAAATTGTAGCACCGGTGAAGATGCCGGTTACCCGCGACGGGACGGAAAGACCCCGTGAACCTTTACTACAGCTTAGTATTGGGTTTTGGTATTGCATGTGTAGGATAGGTGGGAGACTGTGAAGTGGCAACGCAAGTTGTCATGGAGTCGCCGTTGAAATACCACCCTTGTTCTACTGAAATCCTAACTCAGAACCGTGAATCCGGTTCGAGGACCATGCTAGGCGGGTAGTTTGACTGGGGCGGTCGCCTCCCAAAAAGTAACGGAGGCGCTCAAAGGTTCCCTCAGCACGGTCGGTAATCGTGCGTAGAGTGTAAAGGCATAAGGGAGCTTAACTGCGAGACACACAGGTCGAGCAGGTGCGAAAGCAGGACTTAGTGACCCGGCGGTTGAGAGTGGAATTGCCGTCGATCAACGGATAAAAGGTACTCCGGGGATAACAGGCTGATCAGGCCCAAGAGTTCACATCGACGGCCTGGTTTGGCACCTCGATGTCGGCTCATCGCATCCTGGGGCTGGAGAAGGTCCCAAGGGTTTGGCTGTTCGCCAATTAAAGCGGTACGTGAGCTGGGTTTAGAACGTCGTGAGACAGTTCGGTCCCTATCTGTCGCGGGCGTAGGATATTTGAGAGGAGCTGCTCGTAGTACGAGAGGACCCGAGTGGACGAACCTCTAGTGCGCCAGTTGTCGCGCCAGCGGCACAGCTGGGTAGCTATGTTCGGAAGGGAAAAGCGCTGAAAGCATCTAAGCGCGAAGCCCACCTCAAGATAAGATATCCCCTCCTCTGTCGCAAGACAGAGGGCTAAAGGCTCCTTGAAGATGACAAGGTGATAGGCCACAGGTGTAAGTACGGCAACGTATTCAGCCGAGTGGTACTAATAAGCCGTGCGACTTACCTGCCGCCTCTATGGCAGCAGATGGTTAGTGGCTTTAAGCTAATATGAATCCAATCTCTTTTACCCTCTAAATTGACAAAAAATTCCGGTGACCATAGCGGAGGGGAAACACCTCTTCCCATTCCGAACAGAGAAGTTAAGCCCTCCAGCGCCGATGGTACTGTCCTGGGAACGGGGCGGGAGAGTAGGTCGTTGCCGGGAATTAATTGATAAAGCCTCAGTCGATGAGATTGAGGCTTTTTTTATTTCATTCACGGATGAGGCGGATAGCGCCGAAGGTACTGTCCGCCAGTTGGCCTTTGGCGTCAACCTAAGCTCAAAAATGTTAAAACCGTTAAAACGGTTATTGATAGTAATACGAGTTTATCATTGACGCCCGAATTAATTCGGGCGTCAATATGATAAATTAAACAGAGTTGCTGACCGCTTCAGCGGTCTCTGCGAAAAAAATATCTTATGTGGACGCTAATAGGCATTTGCTGGATCGCCCAGAATAATATTCTTCTCTTAGGTTGACGCTTATGGCCAGTTAGCGGATGGGAGAGTAGGTCGCTGCTATCAATTAATAAAGCCTCAATCCAAAACAGATCGAGGCTTTTTTATTTATTGTTCTAAACCTCTGAGGCTTCGATTTACTGCTTGACAATTAGCTGAATATTTTGTATTTTCCTCTCAAAAAATAAAGTCCCATCATCCAAGATTCACGCATACCACAAACACAGTTCTCTGGAGGAGGAACGTGAAAATGAGATACATTCTGATTTTGGTCGCAATCCTGATCATTACAACCTCTCTATTCTCGCAGTATTATGAACCGCTAAGCCCTTTGGTCTTCGACAGAACCTCTATTGAAAAAAACGCCATCAGTCGCAAGATCGCTGCCACCAGAAAACTTTATACTCCCATCGATATCGAGGAGTTAAAAATTCAAATTAAAAAGAACAACAATGCCGTGGACAACCAGATTGCGCTCATCAAAAATCAGATGACTGGCGTGTTCATGGATAAGCAGGAGCTGCTGAAGCTGGTCGATATCAAAAAGATGGAGGAGCAAATTGCGCTCAAAGAAAAGAGCCGTAGCGAAATCAAAGCGCAGATCCAGCAGGATCTGGCAAATATTGTGTATTACGGCTTGTACCTGGTGGTGCTGAACGATATCGACCCGTTTGCCTCCAAAGAACAGCTCTCGAGCCAGGCGGAAAAATTATTGGCGCCCATCGCCATCGAGGATTTGAACGGCGTGTTTGTCTCCAGTTTGACCGTGGTGCAGGATAATAAATTGTTGTTCGACCAGATCAAAGCCACCATCAGCGGCGAAATGGGCATTGAAAAACAATACATCTCCCGCATCATTGCCAATCGCACCAAGTTTCTCTATCTGGTGAAGGTCAATGTGGCGCCGCTCAAAAAAGCGCTGGCCGCCACCACGCCCTACCTGCCGACGGGTAGCAACCATGTGACGGTCAATTTCCTGACCGAATATGATTTTCAAGCCCGTTTGAAACTGGCGGGCATACCCGAGGCTGAAATTAAAGAAATCGAAGCGGAGGTGAGCTCGGCTCGGGAAGTGGTCAATAGCTCCAACGCCATGTCCACCCGCCGCCAGCAGCAGATTATGGCACAGGGCAATGCCAACCTGAAAAAGGTGGATGACGAGATCGCTGAATTGAAAAACAGCCTGGCCAATCGCAGCCGCCTGC
Above is a genomic segment from candidate division KSB1 bacterium containing:
- the tyrS gene encoding tyrosine--tRNA ligase yields the protein MEHDNVLDILKERGFVQQITDEAALSKILAQEKIAAYIGFDPTADSLHAGSLIPIMALMHFQRQGHFPIVVLGDGTAMIGDPSGKTEMRQMLYEDQIRNNCEKIKSQLNRFLKFDEGKAALVQNGDWLLKLNYISFLREIGRHFSVNRMLAAETYRLRLETGLSFLEFNYQLLQAYDFLVLFQNHRCILQMGGDDQWGNIVAGIDLIRRIEGKEAYGLTFPLLVAAGGHKMGKTARGALWLDPEKTTPYEYYQYWVNIDDRDVKRFLAYFTFLPMEEVNRLGALQGADLREAKRILAYEATKLTHGEAAANSAEQASRAIFGSKQGELDGMPTTYITKVQIERGINVVDLFHQVGLVKSKSDGRRLIQQGGCYVNDRKVTSIEQDITKDYLKNSYIILRVGQKRYHRVVVE